The DNA segment CCAAAATGAAAATACACTAAATGCAAGACATTACTGCACTCCCTCACATAATAATACAAGAGCACAGTAACCAACATGGATCAAGACATTgcccatcatcaccacttttcATTCTCATAGAGAACGCACTCTTGCAAGCCACAACTAGTACAACCACACCTGTCCATATAATGCACCACCTCAAAAATGAATCTTCATGTAGTAGGCAACATTATACTTTGCCTTGAAGCACTTTCCACTATTATCAAACTTGAACTTCCTCAAGCCAGTGTGTCAAGATGTGTTCATTGAGATGAGAAGTGCTAGTAAATGTTTTCCCACACTCTTCACATTCATGATtcttaacaccactgtgtgtctcAGTGTGTTTGTTGAATTTAGACTTACTAGTAAATTTTTTTCCACACTCCAGACATTGATGAtttttaacaccactgtgtgtcagagTGTGTTGGTTGAGATGAGACTTTAGAGTAAACCTTTTTCCACACTTTTCACATTCATAATTTTtgacaccactgtgtgtcagggtgtgtgttgtgagacttgacttgtgggtaaatcttttcaAACATTCTTTACATTCATAGTTTTTAACACcagtgtgtgtcagggtgtgttggGTGAGGTGAGATTTCAGGACaaattttttcccacaatccTTGCACTCATAATTTTTGACACCAGTATGTGTTAGGGTGTGTTGAGTGAGATGAGATTTGAGAGcaaattttttcccacattctTTACACTCATAGtttttaacaccactgtgtgtcaagCTATGCTGAGTGAGGTGAGACTTGAGAGcgaatttttttccacattccttACAGtcataatttttaacaccactgtgtgtcagggtgtgctGCTCAAGTTGACTCTTGTATTTAAAAGTTTTAGCACATTGCTGGCACTCAAACCTGCTCTCTCTGTGGATGGACCTGCCTCCCCCCAGGTGATTCTTGGCATCATACCTGCGCTTTCCCACACTTGAAGTAGACTGATGCTGatgttcctcttcttgttgctgttgctgctgctgttgctgctgctgctgctgctgctgctgttgctgctgctgctgttgctgctgttgttgttgttgttgttgttgttgttgttgttgctgttgttgttgttgttgttgttgctgctgctgctgctgctgctgctgttcctgatgatgatgatgatgatgatgatgatgatgaagatgatgttgctgctgctgttgttcatgttgatgttgatgttggtgatgttgttgctgctgctgctcccagcTACTCATGCTGTTGCCTGGCCTTACAGCCTCCACTGCAGCACTACTCATTCCAGCATATGCCATAGTCTGTTCTGCAAAAACCCTCAGGGAAGCTGGACTGGAAGCTGCTTAGCAGGGCACCTAACCTGGACTCTGGTGCTGATACCTGTAAGAACAGTGACAGTCAAAACACAGAGTAATGTGTTGCCTTGACACCACAGTGAGTCCCCATGATGTGTGTTCTTAAATAGCAATTTCAAATCTAGTGATATGATAGAAACAGTCCAAAGTTTTGTAATTAATGAAGAATACCATGGAACAAGCAGTATTAGAACTAGGAAATGACACTTTCTGCTTCTCAACTTTCACTAAAGCTGCACAGTGCCATAGCTGTGTCACGCTTGTCTTacctaaattatatatatatatatatatatatatatatatatatatatatatatatatatatatatatatatatatatatatatatatatatatatatatatatatatatatttcactgGTCTGTAATACAGGTTGTGATTAGTTGGctacatatatattttatttttatacctTTTCAAAGTTTTGTATGTTTCCAAACTTTTATATGTTCAAATATCTATTTCACTCTATCCTATAATGAAGGGGAGGCTGACAGGGTTTGCCCTCCTCCTTTGCTGTATATATTTATCCTGTATACATCAATAtacctatcaatcaatcaatcaatcaatcaaggaagagatgaagaccAGAGGAGACAatcaaggaagagatgaagaccAGAGGAGACAatcaaggaagagatgaagaccagaggagacaaagaagacaagttgataaattacaaagactgtaaatagaaaatgaagatCAGATTTAGTGACTTCTCTTTTGCCAACACTTATCATGGAAACAACAGAAGAAATTCCAAAGTTtctggaagaaaatatatagaaagttaaaagaaaaatcaaatgatatttgagagaaacaaggaagcaGTGATGGCTTGTGGCTTAAATTAGAGGTGGTGCTGCTTTACAAAAAAATTTTAGGCATTGTTAAATTATTTTGGATAATGAAACAGACACATacagaaaaaattatatatatatatatatatatatatatatatatatatatatatatatatatatatatatatatatatatatatatatatatatatatatatatatataatatatatataatatatatatatataatttaacaATGCCTAAATTTTTTTCTAAAGCAGCACCACCTCTAATTTAAGCCacaaaccatatatatatatatatatatatatatatatatatgcagtggAACCTTAGTTAATGAACACTTCCCTTTTTGAGCAaattggattaaaaaaaaaaaattttgaactcattctTACTTCGGTTGTGAAACCATAATTTGGTTcaagaacaaagttacttgatttcaaacattaaatagcaaaagctgccatttattactaatttatagtttctataaatattcaCTTTGTTTTTATACATTTGGAAGAGTgaatttcaaagactgaattactgtcttacacacagtgtaagacagtaattcaatctttgaaataaggtaaatgtgatcccattgaaaagcttcaatgtaaacaaacagttttcggcACTCAGGAGTTATCCTGAACCACCTGTAGCTCTCTCAATGACCCACAACACCATCgttactgcacaactgcattggGAAAATAGTTTGTTTCCGAAGATTTCAGATTTCAAATGGCATTCAAGAACTAATTAGGTTCTAGAAGTGAGGttcccctatatatatatatatatatatatatatatatatgactgagATGACTcacaacacctaacttcatagaagtagTTTTTGCCAGAGAtgacatgtgaagtttccagtttagattattagtaaaggacagactgaggtgATAGTTAactagaaggttgtgtcaagttgataaacgtagaaattgagtttttgaggcattgaacaatactatgTTTGCTCtccccaaatcagaaattttaaagagaccAGAAGTCAGCCATTCTGTGGTTTTCTTGTGTAAGCTGTTTagttcctgaaaggttggaaatctgtgaaaagatgtggaaaagtgtagggtgatATTATAAGCAtgagagtggataggacaagaacttTGGCACTTAAACCTCTGTGCTGGTAGAACCCAGGAGCAGATCACAGTTTTGCAGAACAAAAGCTAGCATCAACTTAATTTTTTCACTGTCAGATGATCACTTTTCATTTTGTAACATATAATACATGAGAGGATGAAGACTTATGAGCcacgaataacaaaaaaaaattattaagttTGTGGTTACACTCTTGTGCTGCTATGTACTTAATTTAATGGCTTTGTTGATACTGGAGCTGAGTTCAGTACATAAATTCCTGTGAGGCAAGACATGCCAGGTGATAACATAACTTCAGTTTTTAGCATCTTCATCTAGTGATGGGATATCTTATTGCATCTTAAGAAATGTTACCTTTGGAAACAAGTTCCAGATCTACTCTgagctatatttatttttgcagaAAATAGAAACCCATGGAATTTGCATGTTATGTCACCAGCATTTTAAAACTATGTTGCACAAGTTAGagtatttaatttttctattgTAATATTATATTAACTTTTAAAAGTGAGATGAGAAAAGTTCCCACAAACTCAACCCAGCTTACACTTTGTATAAGTATTACCAATAACTgtgattttattaatttaatcaaGTGTTTTCATATCAGCAATATGCAAAAGTGTAAGGATCATAGCCATGCCCAGCAAATTCTATTACTTCCGATAAGTTTTATATTATTAAAGGAAACAGAATATAAAACACAAAATGTGGTTTtcaaaataatacaaatcaCTGGAGTTCAGTTCAGTGAaatcttgtttatctctctttctcttttcccatcaCACACCATGATATCGTAGGGTACACAATTAGACTCCTCACATcatgtggagaggaggaggcattgcactgtacgttagggacacattacagtgttgtattaacagtaaaaTTTAAACGGATAGCAAAACTGAGtcaatatgggtagatattaaggaagggtcaaagtcagtagtactgggtgTAGTGTACAGacaccgaacagtacaaaggaaattaacacctcactatggcaggaaataaatagagcaggaaggtacagtcaggtatgtgtgataggagattttaattttaggaatactGACTGGAGcttgatggtgggtaacagtgaagcagataatttttttaaaaaAGGTAAtcttagaacccacaaggggggaacaatattctagatttaattctaactaacagggaggaagcagttactcaggtagaggttggaggacagctaggtaacaatgaccattgggaaattaggtacaaattaaaatgggaggaaacttttagaagcaaaaacactagtaaaataccagactttagaagaggagatttcgaggaattaaaaaggtacctccaaggagttgactagCAACAGACACAGGGGGAGGTAAGGTCCAGGAtgaagttgagagagataaggcaggatgagggaggtgaggtgagatgtgagGGTGTAGagcaagagaagggaagaagtctCTGGAAGGCTCGGAGTAGAAGATGGAGTTGAGAGGATGGATGGGGCCGAGATGAGAAGACTAGGGGAAGTAAATGTaaatgagttgtataaatatttcgctgataaattacatacaggacagttagcaaacatcccttgtaaagcaataagatcacagaagaatGACCCTAAACTGTTACATTGAAACATTACAtcgggaggaaaggaaatacatataagagattaaaggtagaggaagaggttttaaggGCACAATATAATGATTTAGTTAGAACAGTTGGGAAATTAACGAGGAAagttaaaaacaattatgaattaaaggtagccagatAGGCAAAGACAGActccaagggattttatcaggtatataggacaaagaaaagagaaacaataggtccattaaaggcagcagatgggtagctggttagttctggggaggtgattagtaaaattctgagtgagtatttttttaagtgtcttcacccaggaaaataTGCAGGAAATGCTGAATAGTGAGCAGATAtttagagaagagaatgagaagttgacagatattaccataactaaggagatagtggtacaggagatagataggctaaaaaagttcaagacaccaggaccagatgataGTACCAGAGTATTTAAGGCAGTGGTTTTCAAACTATTTAGTATGATGGcacacaaagaaacaattaatatatttatcagcttaacttctgttgtaggtaaaatattggagtcagtAAGAgcaaagaacattagggagcactTAGACAATCATAACTTGATAagtcagtcacagcatggcttcacaaagggaagtcttgcctgatgaactagttaagtttttacagtaaagtttgTGAGGCAGCAGgtaatggtgataattatgaCATCCTACATCTGGACCTTAGTaaagtgtttgacaaggtaccccatcaaaacttttgctgttgccttggacatatcaaaagcttttgatagagtctggcacaaagctttgatttccaaactaccctcctacggtttctatccttctctctgtaacttcatctcaagtttcctttctgactgttctattgctgctgtggtagatggtcactgttcttctcctaaatctattaacagtggtgttcctcagggttctgtcctgtcacccactctctttttattattcattaatgatcttcaaaaccaaacttcttgtcctatccactcctacgctgatgataccaccctgcacttttccacgtcttttcatagacatccaacccttcaggaggtaaacatatcatgcagggaagccacagaacgcctgacttctgatctttctaaaatttctgattggggcagagcaaacttggtattgttcaatgcctcaaaaactcaattcctctatctatcaacttgacacaaccttccagacaactatcccctcttcttcaatgacactgaactgtccccctcttctacactgaacatcctcagtctgtcctttacttataatctgaactggaaacttcacatctcatctctagctaaaacagcttctatgaagttaagtgttctgagacatctccgtcagtttttctcacccccccagctgctaactctgtacaagggccttatccatccatgtatggaatatgcttcacatgtctgggggggttccactcatactgctcttctagacagggtggaatcaaaagcttttcttctcatcaactcctctcctttaactgactgtcttcagcctctctctcaccgccgcaatgttgcatatctagctgtcttctaccgctattttcatgctaactgctcttctgatcttgctaactgcatgcctcccctccttccgcagcctcgctgcacaaaacttttttctttctctcacccctattctgtccacctctctaacgcaagagttaaccagtattctcaatcattcatccctttctctggtaaactctggaactccttgcctgcttctgtatttccaccttcctatgacttgaattccttcaagagggaggtttcaagacacttattgataaatttttgaccactgcttt comes from the Scylla paramamosain isolate STU-SP2022 chromosome 45, ASM3559412v1, whole genome shotgun sequence genome and includes:
- the LOC135094483 gene encoding zinc finger protein 892-like, encoding MAYAGMSSAAVEAVRPGNSMSSWEQQQQQHHQHQHQHEQQQQQHHLHHHHHHHHHHQEQQQQQQQQQQQQQQQQQQQQQQQQQQQQQQQQQQQQQQQQQQQQQQQQQQQEEEHQHQSTSSVGKRRYDAKNHLGGGRSIHRESRFECQQCAKTFKYKSQLEQHTLTHSGVKNYDCKECGKKFALKSHLTQHSLTHSGVKNYECKECGKKFALKSHLTQHTLTHTGVKNYECKDCGKKFVLKSHLTQHTLTHTGVKNYECKECLKRFTHKSSLTTHTLTHSGVKNYECEKCGKRFTLKSHLNQHTLTHSGVKNHQCLECGKKFTSKSKFNKHTETHSGVKNHECEECGKTFTSTSHLNEHILTHWLEEVQV